The uncultured Fusobacterium sp. DNA window TTGTTGCTTCAGCTATAAATTTAATATCTAAAACTGCTATAAAAAATAAAAAAATAACTATTGGAGCTGAAGAAGCACATGTTCAAGGTGGAATTCTTATGACAGATGGTCTTAGCTACTATGAACTTGGAAGACAAACAGGACGTATGGCTAAAGAGATTTTAATAGATGGTAAAAAGACACAGGATATGCCTGTAGAAACTTTAGAAAAAACTACAAAAATTATCAATAATAATACTCTTGAAAAATTAAATTTATCTAAAGAAAATGAAGTTTTTTCAGGAGCAACATTTATAGATTAGAAGGGAGAGTAACATGGGAGCATTATTATCTATATCATTGGAGCAAGGAATTATTTTTGCTGTCCTTGCTATAGGGGTATTTATAACATATAAAATACTTGATTTTCCTGATTTATCTGTTGAGGGAACTTTTCCCTTTGGAGCTTTTATTTTTTCAAAATTTATGTTAATAGGTTTAGAACCAATAACTAGTACTTTTTTAGCTTTCGTTTTTGGGTCTTTAGCTGGAGTTATTACATATGCTCTTCACATAAAAATGAAAATAGCTCCTATCTTAGCTGGAATACTTACAATGACTATTCTTTATTCTGTTAATTTAAGAGTAAATGGAAAAGCTAATATTCCACTATACAATTATTCATCTCTTTTTGATTATGGAAATACCCTTTTGATTTTGATAATTATTGTTCTTATAATTAAAATATTAATGGATCTTTTTCTAAAAACAGAAAGAGGATATCTTCTAATAGCTACTGGAGATAATGAAACTTTAGTAAAATCTTTAGGAGTTAACTGTAATACATATAAACTTTTAGGGCTTATGCTTTCTAATGGTATTGTAGCTGTAAGTGGGGCTTTAATGGGACAATTACAAGGATTTGCTGATATAAATATGGGAGCTTCTATAATAGTTTCTGCTCTTGCTTCTATAATAATAGGAGATACTTTCTTAAAAAATTCTAGAAAAATAAATGGAACTACTAGAGCTATCATTGGAGCTATTGTATATAAAATTATTGGAGGAGTTGCCCTAGAAATTGGATTAGCTCCTACAGATTTAAAAGCTATAAGTGCTATTATCGTTATCTTATTTATTGGATATAATAATCTATCTATTTTAGATTTTTTAAAAAAAGGAGGAAAAAATGATGCTACAAATAAAAAATTTATCAAAGAGTTTTAATGTTGGGACTGAAAATGAAACTACTATATTTAAAAATTTTAATTTTACAGTTAAAGAAAGTGAATTTGTAGCTATCTTAGGTTCTAATGGTTGTGGAAAATCTACTCTTTTTAATCTAATAAGTGGAGCTTTAGACAATGATGGAGGATCTATCCTACTTGATGGAATAGAAATAGGTAAACTAAAAGAAGAAAAAAGAGCTTTTGGAATTGGAAAAATACACCAAGATCCTTCAAAAGGGGTCTCTCCTTCATTAACAATATTAGAAAATATCTCCTTAGCTAGTAAAAAATGTGAAAAATTCTCTTTAAGAAAATTGATTCAAAAGGATAAAACTTCTAAATTTATAAATATATTAAAAGAGGTAGATTTAGGTTTAGAAAATAAATTAAATACACAAGTTAAATTTTTATCTGGTGGACAAAGACAAGCTTTATCTCTTTTAATGGCTACAATAAAAAAACCTAAGCTTTTACTTTTAGATGAACATACTTCAGCATTAGATCCTAAAACATCTAAAGTTATTATGGAAAAAACTAAAAAATTAATTGATAAGCAAAAAATTACAGCTCTAATGATTTCTCATAACTTAAGAGATGCTTTAAAATATGCTGATAGAATAGTTATGCTAGATAAAGGTAAAATTATATTAGATGTTCCAAGCAAAAATATTACAGAAGAGGAGTTAGCAAAAATATATACTTCAAAAATTGAGAACTCTCCTTCTCCTATTTCAATCGCAGTTTAATCCTTTGTTAAATAAAATTTGACAAATATATATTCTAAGTGTATGATTTAATAGAAATAAAATATAAGGAGGAAATGTAAATGTCAAATTGTAGTACTTGT harbors:
- a CDS encoding ABC transporter permease gives rise to the protein MGALLSISLEQGIIFAVLAIGVFITYKILDFPDLSVEGTFPFGAFIFSKFMLIGLEPITSTFLAFVFGSLAGVITYALHIKMKIAPILAGILTMTILYSVNLRVNGKANIPLYNYSSLFDYGNTLLILIIIVLIIKILMDLFLKTERGYLLIATGDNETLVKSLGVNCNTYKLLGLMLSNGIVAVSGALMGQLQGFADINMGASIIVSALASIIIGDTFLKNSRKINGTTRAIIGAIVYKIIGGVALEIGLAPTDLKAISAIIVILFIGYNNLSILDFLKKGGKNDATNKKFIKEF
- a CDS encoding ATP-binding cassette domain-containing protein, with protein sequence MMLQIKNLSKSFNVGTENETTIFKNFNFTVKESEFVAILGSNGCGKSTLFNLISGALDNDGGSILLDGIEIGKLKEEKRAFGIGKIHQDPSKGVSPSLTILENISLASKKCEKFSLRKLIQKDKTSKFINILKEVDLGLENKLNTQVKFLSGGQRQALSLLMATIKKPKLLLLDEHTSALDPKTSKVIMEKTKKLIDKQKITALMISHNLRDALKYADRIVMLDKGKIILDVPSKNITEEELAKIYTSKIENSPSPISIAV